The Bombina bombina isolate aBomBom1 chromosome 9, aBomBom1.pri, whole genome shotgun sequence sequence attactgttccttcaacacAGGATATGAGAATGATTGAACttggatattagaagtaaactggaaagctatttaaaactgAATCGTAAacgaacaaaaattgggtttcatgtcgcaCTTAACTATGAAAGTTTCATCTCAACTTTACTGCTTATTTTAGAGAAGACAACAGAGGCTGGCTTCTCTCTCTCCTACTACCCATGTGTGAACAGTGCTCCTTCACATACCAGATTTTAATTGGTTAGCTAGGATCCTTTTTGTTTTGATACATGGATACCAGAGAGAGGAAAACGCACACAATTCACTCATTTAACAAATTGTAGCTTCCTAtttatgtttaatgttcctttaattcctGCTTTTATTTTTCCTCTATCTGCAGTTGCAGAAGTTTCTTAGTCTCTCTCGTAGCTCTGGTGAACGAGAGGTTTTATCAATGGATGACCAGCGTAGATCTAGCTGTGGCAAGGTGAGGAATGTTACATCTTACCATAAGATTTACTTATTAAAATGATTTACATAGTATATGCATAGTTTACATTTGTATATGTATGGGTATATCAAGATTGTGAAAAAATCTGTCGTaggcaaaacaaataaaaatgtggaGCATGTGTATCATAGATCAGAAATTTTAAATGTTCGAGGTTAATGTTTCCCATGAGATCTtaacatttaatattatttttttttttaatacagtataGAAAACTAAGGGACTGTACTGTGGCATTTTCTCCCAATTATCTAttgtacttgctggagtgtatttaaggGATGTAAAACACACAttttgatacagatagagcatgtgcttttaaccaactttctattttacttctatacattttctttgttctcttgatatcttttgttgaaaagcagggacatatatgCTTTGCAGCGTTATgtcagcagtttagcaagaatgttatccatttgcaagagcactagatggcagaactatttcctgctgcgtagtgctcctgatgcctacctagatatctcttcaacacagaatatcatgagaacgaagaaaaatttgcttattgaagtaaattggaacaaaatggtattctctgtatgaattataaaatatttttttattgggttacatatccctttaaatagtttagaaATAACTCCTTTACCTTTTTGTCTTTTGGCATAGCTGCTTTTTCTGTTGAAACCTCCACctatgcaaaatattttaaaatttattgaggactaaaaaatatttttagtgaATGCCGTAATGCACAAAAGGGTGCCTCACCCCAATGACTACTTTTATAAGATAAACCTTTCAGGGATATATCATAGAGGGAGACAACCATTTTTTAATCACTCTCTCACACTGAATTGTCCCAAACCAAATTGGGAAATGCAGTGTCAAGTAGACATGTGCAGAAGGCTGACTCTCGTGGCATTCGGCTCTTCAGAGCTGGATTTATTAGTTTTAAGTTTAATACACTAATATATGTGCAAATCTGTAtcctagtgtgttgaactttcaaaagaataaatccggctccaaaaagtGAAGAATTCCATGACTGTCTTCCACATTAGGATCCTAATGAAGGATCCAAATGCATGTCTAGACTGATAACGCTTTTATAATAAAAGATAATTTCAGTATTAATAGGTACTACTGTTCACAATTTCAGCAAGTTTTGTAGCCGTTTTTAATAGTTCTGTATTAAAGTAGTTTGTACTAGAAATAATGTCCATAATAATGTAAAATGATTACACTTCATTTATCTATTAACCAcataattaaaaaagtaaaatactCCCTACAGATTGATGGTCGCTCTCCTGGTCATAATTGGGAGGCTTTCACAGAAAATATTAGGTCTACTCCAAAAAGGAACAGCCGACACAGAAATATAAGAGGATCATTACTTCATAGGGTGATAAAAGAGCCCAACCATGAGCGGAGTGATGGAGAAGAGGAGGAAGAGGCCCGCAGACCAAAAATGAAATTAGAAACATTTGGACAAGACTTTTCTATTGATCCAATAAAGAAAGTAGAGGAAACTAAGAGAGAAGAATTTCTAAAACAGAAAACCCCATATATAATAAATACAGAAAATGTTGCTGCTATTGACCTTGtaaaatatatgcacacatattgCCTTCCATCTGTTACGGTTTGTTTGGAACCGGATGATTGTGAGTTAGaagaagatgatgatgatgatttaaGCAATACTGTATTTCTGGAAATTGTGTCTGAAGAAGGTGAATGTGTAAAACTGCCTTTGTTGATGGATACAGAATTTGCTATAGAAAATGCTTCATCACTTGATAGTATAGATGAATTTGTTTCAGAAACAAACAGTCCTCTTCCGGACCATGAATTCATAGGACCCAGTATTTCTTCAGAGGAAAGAATCCAAGAAACGCTTTCTAAAGAGACTACGGATGAAGAACCACAATTGGCTGAACAAAATGAAaccaaaaacaaacatatgttaaagaatgAGAACAGTGGAAAACCAATGCTGGAACCCATGCAACAAACTCAAGTATTGGAAAATGAATTGAAGGATGATCTTGCATTGAAAAATGAATGCCTTAAAAAGATGGTTGATACTAGTAACCTAACACTTAATGAAAACAGACTTAAAGATCATCAGAACCTTGAGCAATTGGAAAATGTATcgttaaaaaatgaaaatgaacacAGCTGTTCTAAAGATGCTTCCATGGAGATAgaaataaaaaaaccaaaaaaaaaaggtaaaggaaGGAAAAGCTCTAAACGTAAAGCAAAAACAAACCATAAATGTAATGAAGACAAACTACAAGATGTTGTTGACAAAAGAACACCGCAAAGTGTTAACCAAGATTTACAAAGTCGTTCTAACAATCCTTTACTGAAGGAGTCTGATTTCTTTGTAAAACAAATAGATCAAGTTAAAAAGGATTCTCAAATGGAACTAAGAGTATCAAAATTGGTTAGGGCCAAAGGAAGAACCAGAGGCAACTTGGAAAATCCAAACTCTGCAGAAAAGAAATTGCCAAATGAAAATACTAAAAAGCCACAACAAGTGGAAAAAGAATCCTCAAAGCCTAGTTTAGAAAATGTGTCTGTTGTGAATAGCAGTACAAATGTTGAAATTAATTCTAGTGAAAAACTCAAGTCGTCTGCAACCATCGAAGATGAAACAAGTCAAAGTAACACAAACCCTGCATCAGAAGAAATGTCCAATCAGGAAGACGCAAGTAATATCCCTTCTGATGTAAATTTGACAAATAGTTTTGATATAGAAGAAAAACTGTTGAAAGAGGGAGACAATGGAGTTTGTGATGTAATTCAACAAAAGGAGCCAAAGCCCAAGTCACTAAGCTTAAGTGAGTACAGAAGGCGAATACAGCAACGTAAAccaaatgagagagagaatgaaacaGTTTCTGGAAATAAATGGCCATCTATTCCTGAGCCTCCAACAGAGCTGGCTGAAATTCCTTGCTTAATTATACCTGGAAAAGTGAACACTACCTTAAAACCCAACAAAGCTGTTGCATTACTGGAGGAAAAACCTTGCACATTAAAGGATGCTGAGAAACAGCTTCCTTTACCTAATATTAGTTGTAATTTAACAGAAATGCCTTTGCCACCTGTTACAACTCATGAAGTTCAGCAACCCCAACAGCATGTGGATATGCAATGCTCAACTTTCTCATTAGATCATAATCTGATACCTATACCCCCTCAATCAAATGTACCACCACCTTTTTACCAACAAGCTTGGCATGGGTTTCCACCAAACCCCTGTTACTCCACTCTTCCCCCTATGCCTACAATTCCTCACTTTTCAAATGGTGTCCCAAATATTATCCCTGTGGAGCCTACACCAGTGATGCCATGGCCAGTACCTCCATTTCCCCCTCCACCTATAATTGGGCAAGTTCCTCCTCCTAGTATACCTAGCTGGGGTCCTGGATTGCCACCACCACCACCTTTTTGGGCTAGTTCTACAGTACAGCAACAGTTTCATGACAGCGGTGTACCTCTTCAGAATTCTGGAGGCGTGTGCAGTGCTGTATCTGAGGGTGTTTTTAACACAACGGGTACACATGTTTTGCCAGATTTGCAAACTCATCAAAACCCCTATGTTGCACCAACAATAAGCCAGAACACACTACCACACAGCAATTTATCAAATAAAACACTTGTCCAGGATGTCAACCATGCAATATGTTCTGTAAAGGATACTACAAAAATAGATAAACCTAAGCTCTCTAAAGAAAGCATACCACAAGAAAAATCTCCCCATAAGAAATCTGACAATATATCCGTAAAACTTGTGCCTCAAGTTTGTAATGGTATAAAAAAGCCTGATCAAGTATTACCAGTCAAAACAGATTTCAAAATAGCTGCAGATGCAAAGAAACCCAATGTGCCAGATATTAAATCTGCAAATGAGGTGGTGTTGAAAGTAATGGAAATGTTGAAGAGGATTCAAAGACAGGGTTTGCAGGTAAAGACTCAGCCTACTCTGGAATCGGCAGGTTCAACTTCATCAACTTTACTGTCAAATCAGAAGTCTCCTGATTTTCAGAACTTAGAATCATCACCCAATGAAAAACGTTTGAGTTGTGCAGAAAAAACGGTTACTGCCTCTGCTGTGGTTGTGAAACCTTTAGTATCATCATCTGATTTAGAGACCCCTCAAAGTGCTGAGATTCCTGTCATGCCATCTGAAGTATTGAAACCGGTGGCACCAGATAAACTACCTGCAACACAAGTTCCAAAGAAAGAGGATGATCATTCTACCTACTCGGTTCTACCTCAAGATACTCTGACAACTAAGGGAAGTCAACAGATCCCTTTACTAGAACCGGGTGCCAAGTGTAATCTTAAAGTTTTAACTTGTGAAAACGGTAAGTTCTCTATGTAGGTTGGGTCAAGGGTAACTAGtctgtggcattatgaagtagctgggtgggggcagtttaatactttgcattatCACAAAATGTTCTGTTCCTTATAAATGTTACTTGTTAGCCAAAGtacacattaattgcataatttaacgtaAATTGATTTCATGGTAATTTGTGCAACAAgcattgaaaataatttttttcgaATTTTAGCTGGCTAGTCAGTAAAATCTGCCATGTGGCGtacccattaaagggatagtaaagtccaaattaaactttaatgattcagatagggcatgcactttttaacaactttctaatttacttttatttcaaatttgcgtttttctcttattattcttagttgaaagctaaacctaggtaggctcata is a genomic window containing:
- the PPRC1 gene encoding peroxisome proliferator-activated receptor gamma coactivator-related protein 1 — its product is MAARWGAGDETLTIGGMELFTAGSPFQCRALDEDDTCGNLSDLSLTSLDSGEILGTFQGYVDHSIISIINAPESQADMKCNFDEENELSLLTALTEILDNADDENLSPFDSIPDSELLVSPRERDSSSLQKFLSLSRSSGEREVLSMDDQRRSSCGKIDGRSPGHNWEAFTENIRSTPKRNSRHRNIRGSLLHRVIKEPNHERSDGEEEEEARRPKMKLETFGQDFSIDPIKKVEETKREEFLKQKTPYIINTENVAAIDLVKYMHTYCLPSVTVCLEPDDCELEEDDDDDLSNTVFLEIVSEEGECVKLPLLMDTEFAIENASSLDSIDEFVSETNSPLPDHEFIGPSISSEERIQETLSKETTDEEPQLAEQNETKNKHMLKNENSGKPMLEPMQQTQVLENELKDDLALKNECLKKMVDTSNLTLNENRLKDHQNLEQLENVSLKNENEHSCSKDASMEIEIKKPKKKGKGRKSSKRKAKTNHKCNEDKLQDVVDKRTPQSVNQDLQSRSNNPLLKESDFFVKQIDQVKKDSQMELRVSKLVRAKGRTRGNLENPNSAEKKLPNENTKKPQQVEKESSKPSLENVSVVNSSTNVEINSSEKLKSSATIEDETSQSNTNPASEEMSNQEDASNIPSDVNLTNSFDIEEKLLKEGDNGVCDVIQQKEPKPKSLSLSEYRRRIQQRKPNERENETVSGNKWPSIPEPPTELAEIPCLIIPGKVNTTLKPNKAVALLEEKPCTLKDAEKQLPLPNISCNLTEMPLPPVTTHEVQQPQQHVDMQCSTFSLDHNLIPIPPQSNVPPPFYQQAWHGFPPNPCYSTLPPMPTIPHFSNGVPNIIPVEPTPVMPWPVPPFPPPPIIGQVPPPSIPSWGPGLPPPPPFWASSTVQQQFHDSGVPLQNSGGVCSAVSEGVFNTTGTHVLPDLQTHQNPYVAPTISQNTLPHSNLSNKTLVQDVNHAICSVKDTTKIDKPKLSKESIPQEKSPHKKSDNISVKLVPQVCNGIKKPDQVLPVKTDFKIAADAKKPNVPDIKSANEVVLKVMEMLKRIQRQGLQVKTQPTLESAGSTSSTLLSNQKSPDFQNLESSPNEKRLSCAEKTVTASAVVVKPLVSSSDLETPQSAEIPVMPSEVLKPVAPDKLPATQVPKKEDDHSTYSVLPQDTLTTKGSQQIPLLEPGAKCNLKVLTCENGIEASDLTTLLEEFEKSEAKDEQHIQTPVLKLAVGNSRSEKPSEKKILDRLAAPELVNTAGLTPPATPPHQLWKPVTAVNQIANSKPPNAKAQEKLHPSPMKTAKLIEPKPLPQNKLRNRNSVATTNTVVPPVHVGSGDHDYCILSASNPEKRPITPQPVVEKSSITSSHCEEGSRWNVKHHQNILIKPILTISKSNEEKVCQKLPASESLNVTNQSSNCDAVKSRPLCKTIQKDQLDHRTNDDLENLDKRQPDTVLMSPDSSPCRSDAGDARTGVQKENAPVSRRALRCYRKHKSSPSPQKSSWIGRGIRSCRSCSSGSGSESTSSSSRSRSRSPPTKRRRTYRPQSPRSRSSSVSSYDSSRSRSSSSSSSYSSQSCSSPSSSRSRSRSRSPYRRRYRSRSRRCESRESYNKRKIFHKERAIEERRVVYIGKISSQMTRSELRQRFSVFGEIEECTIHFREQGDNYGFVTYHCTREAFAAIENGHKLRLPDELPFDLCFGGRRQFCKRNYADLDSNRDEFDPAPVRSKFETLDFDTLLKQAQKSHRR